The following are encoded in a window of Kitasatospora fiedleri genomic DNA:
- a CDS encoding GGDEF domain-containing protein: MEAESEPYVRLATLRTLHRVVADLNAARSLAGTLQAVVEGAVHGLGFDAAAVSLVRPDGDLVVAAVWEIEENAFGGPTVLLGQVGSRESWERMLQVADHWGTLRFLPHDRGWAIATDVPTWTGDGPMPVYGNDWHPADVLLAPMYSAGGDLLGILSVDRPRSGKRPGAWTREALEMFSLQASIAIGNARLRAEMQRALARLEKEQQALRASEESFRQAFEYAPSGMAITELHGDAMGQLSRVNDALCRLLGRPRAALRQQRFVDLVHPDDLDLLLRTSAEGGRAELRLARRDGGYQWVCLRNSVVADAAEGPSFLLTHVEDIEDRKRHELQLAHRASHDALTGLPNGAELRARLARRLCPVAPPPAIPGQAPPPDAPHQPSHAAADGRPAPGAADALAHGYAAPDGPLERDLAAFPDDRPPYPGAPAHHVHAVVPAEQPAGDLWHGHRRGAPAGERGLAVLYCDLDGFKLVNDRHGHNTGDAVLIEIARRLQQVVREGDTVARMSGDEFVVLADNIGREEAKELAGRLRGAILPPMRIDNRAVRVGVSLGIGWAGCGMSIDEVLHSADERMYDEKRTRGGAARGSRGERSHRRAG, from the coding sequence ATGGAAGCCGAGTCGGAGCCCTACGTCCGCCTCGCGACCCTCCGCACCTTGCACCGGGTCGTGGCGGACCTCAACGCTGCCCGGAGCCTGGCGGGAACCCTGCAGGCGGTCGTCGAGGGCGCGGTCCACGGGCTCGGGTTCGACGCCGCCGCGGTCAGCCTGGTGCGCCCCGACGGCGACCTCGTGGTCGCCGCCGTCTGGGAGATCGAGGAGAACGCCTTCGGCGGCCCCACCGTCCTGCTCGGCCAGGTCGGCTCCCGCGAGTCCTGGGAGCGGATGCTCCAGGTCGCCGACCACTGGGGCACCCTGCGCTTCCTGCCGCACGACCGCGGCTGGGCGATCGCCACCGACGTCCCCACCTGGACCGGCGACGGCCCGATGCCCGTCTACGGCAACGACTGGCACCCCGCCGACGTGCTGCTCGCCCCGATGTACAGCGCCGGCGGCGACCTGCTCGGCATCCTCTCGGTGGACCGCCCGCGCAGCGGCAAGCGCCCCGGCGCCTGGACCCGCGAGGCGCTGGAGATGTTCTCCCTGCAGGCCTCCATAGCCATCGGCAACGCCCGGCTGCGGGCCGAGATGCAGCGCGCCCTGGCCCGGCTGGAGAAGGAGCAGCAGGCCCTGCGGGCCAGCGAGGAGTCCTTCCGGCAGGCCTTCGAGTACGCCCCCAGCGGGATGGCCATCACCGAGCTGCACGGCGACGCGATGGGCCAGCTCAGCCGGGTCAACGACGCCCTGTGCCGGCTGCTCGGCCGCCCCCGCGCCGCGCTGCGCCAGCAGCGCTTCGTCGACCTGGTCCACCCCGACGACCTCGACCTGCTGCTGCGCACCAGCGCCGAGGGCGGCCGTGCCGAGCTGCGGCTGGCCCGCCGGGACGGCGGCTACCAGTGGGTCTGCCTGCGCAACTCGGTGGTCGCCGACGCCGCCGAGGGCCCCAGCTTCCTGCTGACCCACGTCGAGGACATCGAGGACCGCAAGCGCCACGAGCTCCAGCTCGCCCACCGGGCCAGCCACGACGCACTCACCGGCCTGCCGAACGGCGCCGAGCTGCGGGCCCGGCTGGCCCGCCGGCTCTGTCCGGTCGCCCCGCCCCCGGCGATACCCGGCCAGGCGCCGCCCCCCGACGCCCCCCACCAGCCCTCCCACGCCGCCGCGGACGGCCGCCCGGCCCCCGGGGCGGCCGACGCCCTCGCGCACGGCTACGCGGCCCCCGACGGGCCCCTGGAGCGCGACCTGGCCGCCTTCCCCGACGACCGGCCGCCGTACCCCGGCGCCCCCGCCCACCACGTGCACGCGGTGGTCCCCGCCGAGCAGCCCGCCGGCGACCTGTGGCACGGCCACCGCCGCGGCGCCCCCGCCGGCGAGCGCGGCCTGGCCGTCCTCTACTGCGACCTCGACGGGTTCAAGCTGGTCAACGACCGGCACGGGCACAACACCGGCGACGCCGTCCTGATCGAGATCGCCCGCCGCCTCCAGCAGGTCGTCCGGGAGGGCGACACGGTGGCCCGGATGAGCGGCGACGAGTTCGTCGTCCTGGCCGACAACATCGGCCGCGAGGAGGCCAAGGAGCTGGCCGGGCGGCTGCGCGGGGCGATCCTGCCGCCGATGCGGATCGACAACCGGGCGGTGCGGGTCGGCGTCAGCCTGGGCATCGGCTGGGCCGGCTGCGGCATGAGCATCGACGAGGTGCTGCACTCGGCGGACGAGCGGATGTACGACGAGAAGCGCACCCGCGGCGGCGCCGCCCGCGGCTCGCGCGGCGAGCGCTCGCACCGTCGGGCGGGTTGA
- a CDS encoding carbohydrate-binding protein yields MTTPGDNGAPPEDAVQDDPFAYLYRPAEGEQPVAERPRSGYSRPMEVGRASYGERPVHPQAGPAGYGRAPGQPADRFAGSEPTSALPQQSRYAERSRPRPGEEKPAGRGKAAIIGAVAVVAAVAIGAGVALSTGDPDGKPKAGAAAQSAPAAPSGGATGGAAGSAGPSADSSPSTTALSGGTDVADAAGMKLGGGSTVAGQVAGAKAAGGKYVDGLGTVGASVSWDVNVPAAGTFQIWLRFNNSGPNATATVAVDGKPTYTPIKLNNYSPGLPPESSWYSSWVSGTVAQPGPHTISVTCQADNQCGFLLDQIAVTPNGTSKVQGW; encoded by the coding sequence GTGACCACGCCCGGTGACAACGGCGCACCGCCCGAAGACGCGGTTCAGGACGACCCCTTCGCGTACCTCTACCGCCCGGCGGAGGGCGAGCAGCCCGTCGCGGAGCGGCCCCGCAGCGGCTACAGCCGCCCGATGGAGGTCGGCCGCGCCAGCTACGGCGAGCGCCCCGTCCACCCGCAGGCCGGCCCCGCCGGGTACGGCCGGGCCCCCGGGCAGCCCGCCGACCGGTTCGCCGGGTCGGAGCCCACCTCCGCGCTGCCCCAGCAGTCCCGCTACGCCGAGCGCTCCCGGCCCCGGCCCGGCGAGGAGAAGCCCGCGGGCCGCGGCAAGGCCGCGATCATCGGCGCCGTCGCGGTGGTCGCCGCGGTCGCCATCGGTGCGGGCGTCGCGCTCTCCACCGGCGACCCGGACGGCAAGCCGAAGGCCGGTGCCGCCGCCCAGTCCGCGCCCGCCGCCCCGTCCGGCGGTGCCACCGGTGGTGCCGCGGGCAGCGCCGGCCCCTCGGCCGACTCCTCGCCCAGCACCACCGCGCTCTCCGGCGGGACGGACGTCGCCGACGCCGCCGGCATGAAGCTCGGCGGCGGCAGCACGGTCGCCGGGCAGGTCGCGGGCGCGAAGGCGGCCGGCGGCAAGTACGTCGACGGTCTCGGCACGGTGGGCGCCTCGGTCTCCTGGGACGTGAACGTGCCCGCCGCCGGCACCTTCCAGATCTGGCTGCGCTTCAACAACAGCGGCCCGAACGCCACCGCCACCGTCGCGGTGGACGGCAAGCCGACCTACACCCCGATAAAGCTCAACAACTACAGCCCCGGCCTGCCGCCGGAGAGCTCCTGGTACTCCTCCTGGGTCAGCGGCACCGTGGCCCAGCCCGGCCCGCACACCATCTCGGTGACCTGCCAGGCCGACAACCAGTGCGGCTTCCTGCTCGACCAGATCGCGGTCACCCCGAACGGCACCTCGAAGGTCCAGGGCTGGTAG
- a CDS encoding class II fructose-bisphosphate aldolase, producing MPLARTSDLLAAAVADRRGLPAFNVITLEHAEAIAAGAEAAATPVVLQLSQNAVAHRGGRLLPIARACAEVAAAARVPVSLHLDHVEDADLLRAAPAAGFSSAMFDASALPHDENVKATAEATAWAHRHGLHVEAELGRVGGKDGEPPLGAHAPGARTDPDEAARYVAETGVDALAVAVGSSHAMTSRTAALDHALIRALAAAVPVPLVLHGSSGVPDDALAEAVAAGMVKVNIGTALNLAYTPAVRAHLAAHPRATDPRPGLAAARDAMTRTVEQLARVVAGR from the coding sequence TTGCCGCTCGCCCGCACCTCCGACCTGCTCGCCGCCGCCGTCGCCGACCGGCGCGGCCTGCCCGCCTTCAACGTGATCACCCTGGAGCACGCCGAGGCCATCGCCGCCGGCGCCGAGGCCGCGGCCACGCCCGTGGTCCTCCAGCTCAGCCAGAACGCCGTCGCCCACCGCGGCGGTCGGCTGCTGCCGATCGCCCGCGCCTGCGCCGAGGTGGCCGCCGCCGCCCGCGTCCCCGTCTCGCTCCACCTCGACCACGTCGAGGACGCCGACCTGCTGCGCGCGGCCCCCGCCGCCGGGTTCTCCTCCGCGATGTTCGACGCCTCCGCGCTGCCGCACGACGAGAACGTCAAGGCCACCGCCGAGGCCACCGCCTGGGCGCACCGCCACGGGCTGCACGTGGAGGCCGAACTCGGCCGGGTCGGCGGCAAGGACGGCGAGCCCCCGCTCGGCGCGCACGCCCCCGGCGCCCGCACCGATCCGGACGAGGCCGCCCGCTACGTGGCCGAGACCGGCGTCGACGCGCTGGCCGTCGCGGTCGGCTCCTCGCACGCGATGACCTCCCGGACCGCCGCCCTGGACCACGCGCTGATCCGCGCCCTGGCCGCCGCCGTCCCCGTCCCGCTGGTGCTGCACGGCAGTTCCGGGGTGCCCGACGACGCCCTGGCCGAGGCGGTCGCCGCCGGCATGGTGAAGGTCAACATCGGGACGGCGCTCAACCTCGCCTACACCCCGGCCGTCCGCGCCCACCTGGCCGCCCACCCCCGGGCCACCGACCCCCGGCCCGGCCTGGCCGCCGCCCGCGACGCGATGACCCGGACCGTCGAACAGCTGGCCCGGGTGGTCGCCGGCCGCTGA
- the nagA gene encoding N-acetylglucosamine-6-phosphate deacetylase → MTADRTALAGARLVLPGGVLDAGRLSVEGTRIAGLGGEAEPDDLDLTGYTVVPGFVDLHVHGGGGASYASGIAEEALTAARTHLEHGTTTTMASTVTGEIDEVCRQAAVLSELVEDGVLAGIHFEGPFISHNRCGAHRPDLLRDPDPALVRKLADAGRGHTKMFTLAPELPGGLESVRMLSDLGIIAAVGHTDSDYEVTLRAIDAGATVATHLFNAMPGIQHRAPGPIVALLEDERVTVELVNDGVHLHPSVVELAYGTAGADRVALITDAMGAAGMGDGLYPLGPLQVRVEDGVARLVEGGSIAGSTLTLDVAFRRAVTVLGLSLNQAVTSLSTVPARLLGLGDTIGTLEAGKNADLVVLDSDSHELVAVMRRGEWIVGADRFARAGNPA, encoded by the coding sequence GTGACCGCGGACCGTACTGCACTGGCCGGAGCCCGACTGGTCCTGCCCGGCGGCGTGCTCGACGCCGGCCGGCTCTCCGTCGAGGGCACCCGCATCGCGGGCCTCGGCGGCGAGGCGGAACCGGACGACCTCGACCTCACCGGGTACACCGTCGTCCCCGGCTTCGTCGACCTGCACGTGCACGGCGGCGGCGGCGCCTCGTACGCCTCCGGGATCGCCGAGGAGGCGCTCACCGCCGCCCGCACGCACCTGGAGCACGGCACCACCACGACGATGGCCTCCACCGTCACCGGCGAGATCGACGAGGTCTGCCGCCAGGCGGCGGTGCTCTCCGAACTCGTCGAGGACGGCGTCCTGGCCGGCATCCACTTCGAGGGTCCGTTCATCTCGCACAACCGGTGCGGCGCCCACCGCCCCGACCTGCTGCGCGACCCGGACCCGGCGCTGGTGCGCAAGCTCGCCGACGCGGGCCGCGGCCACACGAAGATGTTCACCCTGGCCCCGGAGCTGCCCGGCGGCCTGGAGTCGGTGCGGATGCTGTCCGACCTCGGCATCATCGCCGCCGTCGGCCACACCGACTCCGACTACGAGGTCACCCTGCGGGCGATCGACGCCGGCGCCACCGTCGCCACCCACCTGTTCAACGCGATGCCGGGCATCCAGCACCGCGCCCCCGGCCCGATCGTCGCCCTGCTGGAGGACGAGCGGGTCACCGTCGAGCTGGTCAACGACGGCGTCCACCTGCACCCCTCGGTGGTCGAGCTGGCCTACGGCACGGCCGGCGCCGACCGCGTCGCGCTGATCACCGACGCGATGGGCGCGGCCGGCATGGGCGACGGCCTGTACCCGCTCGGCCCGCTCCAGGTCCGGGTCGAGGACGGCGTGGCCCGGCTGGTCGAGGGCGGCTCCATCGCTGGCTCCACCCTCACCCTGGACGTCGCCTTCCGGCGCGCCGTCACCGTCCTCGGCCTGTCCCTGAACCAGGCCGTCACCTCGCTGTCCACCGTCCCCGCCCGGCTGCTCGGCCTGGGCGACACCATCGGCACCCTGGAGGCCGGAAAGAACGCCGACCTGGTCGTCCTCGACTCCGACAGTCACGAACTCGTCGCGGTGATGCGCCGCGGCGAGTGGATCGTCGGCGCGGACCGCTTCGCCCGGGCCGGCAATCCGGCCTGA
- a CDS encoding ROK family protein: MKHVIALDVGGTGMKAALVAQDGSVLFEARRPTGREHGPDAVVATILDFAADLAREGRTRFGAAPLAAGVAVPGTIDERNGIAVFSANLGWRDLPMRKLLGERLGGIPVALGHDVRSGGLAEGRIGAGRGVDRFLFIALGTGIAGAIGIHGTIEAGAHGYGGEIGHVVVRPGGPQCGCGARGCLETLASASAVSRAWAAASGDPEADAAACASAVDAGDPRAAEVWQEAVDALADGIVLAQSLLDPSTVIVGGGLAEAGDTLFTPLRAAVTERLTFQMPPKVVPAMLKDTAASLGAGLLAWDLLSMEVTA; the protein is encoded by the coding sequence GTGAAGCACGTCATCGCACTCGATGTAGGCGGCACCGGCATGAAGGCCGCGCTGGTCGCCCAGGACGGCTCCGTGCTGTTCGAAGCACGCCGACCGACCGGGCGGGAGCACGGCCCCGACGCCGTCGTCGCCACCATCCTCGACTTCGCCGCCGACCTGGCGCGGGAGGGCCGCACCCGGTTCGGTGCCGCCCCCCTCGCGGCGGGCGTCGCCGTGCCGGGGACGATCGACGAGAGGAACGGGATCGCGGTCTTCTCCGCCAACCTCGGCTGGCGGGACCTGCCGATGCGCAAGCTGCTCGGCGAGCGCCTCGGCGGCATCCCGGTCGCCCTCGGCCACGACGTCCGCTCCGGCGGGCTGGCCGAGGGCCGGATCGGCGCCGGGCGGGGGGTCGACCGCTTCCTGTTCATCGCGCTGGGCACCGGCATCGCCGGGGCGATCGGCATCCACGGCACCATCGAGGCCGGCGCCCACGGCTACGGCGGCGAGATCGGCCACGTGGTGGTCCGCCCCGGCGGCCCGCAGTGCGGCTGCGGCGCCCGCGGCTGCCTGGAGACCCTGGCCTCGGCCTCCGCGGTCTCCCGGGCCTGGGCCGCCGCCAGCGGCGACCCGGAGGCCGACGCCGCCGCCTGCGCGAGCGCCGTCGACGCCGGCGACCCGCGGGCGGCCGAGGTCTGGCAGGAGGCGGTGGACGCGCTCGCCGACGGCATCGTGCTGGCCCAGAGCCTGCTCGACCCGTCCACGGTGATCGTCGGCGGCGGGCTGGCCGAGGCGGGCGACACGCTCTTCACGCCGCTGCGCGCCGCGGTGACCGAGCGCCTGACCTTCCAGATGCCCCCGAAGGTCGTTCCGGCCATGCTCAAAGACACCGCCGCGTCCCTGGGCGCCGGCTTGCTCGCCTGGGATCTGCTCTCCATGGAGGTGACCGCGTGA
- a CDS encoding SIS domain-containing protein codes for MSQYLSLTDEEIATQPENWRTAAALAASGPAGLPRRGERVAVVGCGTSWFMAQAYAALREAGGHGETDAFAASEFPHRRRYDRVLAITRSGTTTEVLRLLAATGLPSTAITACVDQPVAATADHLVDLGFADERSVVQTRFATTVLALLRAHLECEDALPAGVAPVDRAAADAERAVAWQVPRELVELEQVSFLGAGWTNGLAQEAGLKMREAALAWTEAYPAMEYRHGPISITAPGRAAWMFGPLPAGLADEVGAVGGRLVADSGADGLDPLADLVRVHRLAVALAEHRGLNPDEPRNLTRSIVLG; via the coding sequence ATGTCGCAGTACCTGTCCCTGACCGACGAAGAGATCGCCACCCAGCCCGAGAACTGGCGCACCGCCGCGGCGCTGGCGGCGAGCGGCCCGGCCGGCCTGCCGCGGCGCGGCGAGCGGGTGGCCGTGGTGGGCTGCGGCACCTCCTGGTTCATGGCCCAGGCGTACGCCGCCCTGCGCGAGGCCGGCGGCCACGGCGAGACCGACGCCTTCGCCGCCTCCGAGTTCCCGCACCGGCGCCGCTACGACCGGGTGCTGGCGATCACCCGCTCCGGCACCACCACCGAGGTGCTGCGGCTGCTGGCCGCCACCGGCCTGCCGAGCACCGCGATCACCGCCTGCGTGGACCAGCCGGTGGCGGCGACCGCCGACCACCTGGTCGACCTGGGCTTCGCCGACGAGCGCTCGGTGGTGCAGACCCGCTTCGCCACCACCGTGCTGGCCCTGCTCCGGGCCCACCTGGAGTGCGAGGACGCCCTCCCGGCCGGGGTCGCCCCCGTCGACCGGGCCGCCGCGGACGCCGAGCGGGCGGTGGCCTGGCAGGTGCCGCGGGAGCTGGTGGAACTGGAGCAGGTCTCCTTCCTCGGCGCGGGCTGGACCAACGGCCTGGCCCAGGAGGCCGGGCTGAAGATGCGCGAGGCCGCGCTCGCCTGGACCGAGGCGTACCCGGCCATGGAGTACCGGCACGGTCCGATCTCGATCACCGCCCCGGGCCGGGCCGCCTGGATGTTCGGCCCGCTGCCGGCGGGCCTGGCGGACGAGGTCGGCGCGGTCGGCGGCCGGCTGGTGGCCGACTCCGGAGCGGACGGCCTGGACCCGCTGGCCGACCTGGTCCGGGTGCACCGGCTGGCCGTCGCGCTGGCCGAGCACCGCGGCCTGAACCCGGACGAGCCGCGCAACCTGACCCGCTCGATCGTGCTCGGCTGA
- a CDS encoding DeoR/GlpR family DNA-binding transcription regulator has translation MSRYERWNALLELLAEHGKLEVEEAADALDVSAATIRRDLDQLARQQMLTRTRGGAVAHSVSYDLPLRYKTARNADAKQRIGSLVAGLIAPGEVVGLNGGTTTTEVARALAVRPDLAEHPEGGQSLTVVTNALNIANELTVRPQVKIVVTGGVARPQSYELIGPLAAQVLGELALDTAVLGVDGLDTEHGATAHHEGEAAVNRLLAERARRVVVAADSSKLGHRAFARICGLEAVDTLVTDGQVPQELADAFADAGIAVLTA, from the coding sequence GTGTCGAGGTACGAACGGTGGAACGCGCTACTGGAGTTGCTGGCCGAGCACGGCAAGCTGGAGGTCGAGGAGGCGGCCGACGCGCTGGACGTCTCGGCCGCGACCATCCGCCGCGACCTCGACCAGCTGGCCCGCCAGCAGATGCTCACCCGCACCCGCGGCGGCGCGGTGGCGCACAGCGTCTCCTACGACCTGCCGCTGCGCTACAAGACCGCCCGCAACGCCGACGCCAAGCAGCGGATCGGCTCCCTGGTGGCCGGCCTGATCGCCCCCGGCGAGGTGGTCGGCCTCAACGGCGGCACCACCACCACCGAGGTGGCCCGGGCGCTGGCCGTCCGGCCCGACCTGGCCGAGCACCCCGAGGGCGGCCAGAGCCTCACCGTGGTCACCAACGCGCTCAACATCGCCAACGAGCTGACGGTCCGTCCGCAGGTGAAGATCGTGGTCACCGGCGGCGTCGCCCGTCCCCAGTCGTACGAGCTGATCGGCCCGCTGGCGGCCCAGGTGCTCGGCGAACTCGCCCTGGACACCGCGGTGCTGGGCGTGGACGGGCTCGACACCGAGCACGGCGCGACCGCCCACCACGAGGGCGAGGCGGCGGTCAACCGGCTGCTCGCCGAGCGGGCCCGGCGGGTGGTGGTGGCCGCCGACTCCTCCAAGCTGGGCCACCGCGCCTTCGCCCGGATCTGCGGCCTGGAGGCGGTCGACACCCTGGTCACCGACGGCCAGGTGCCGCAGGAGCTGGCGGACGCCTTCGCCGACGCCGGGATCGCCGTCCTGACGGCCTGA
- a CDS encoding extracellular solute-binding protein, protein MKRSALLPLPLVGCLLLAGCGVLSGGGDVTLDLVAADYGTDASNSSSVYWNKVARDFEAANSGVKVHVDVVSWDDIDKHVADLIAKGRTPDIVQTGGFADQVAADRLYPVGDVLSMEAQANLLSSFSKAGQVLGSQYGIPFISSSRVFVYNKTIFEKAGITAPPVTWDDLRKDADLIKSKVPGVTPYALPLGPEEAQAESMIWTMSGGGELSDSVGNYTIDSQQNRDTFKWLRTNLVDKGLTYDDPGQVNRKDAFAAFAKGQVAMLNGHPGLIKAATDAGVQYGTSAVPRRSKEVKEVAFGVADWLMAFKANGHRAEIKKFLNFTLSKQNTLAFDEEYNLLPVTQDTLDDMSANPAHQDLAQFLQNLPTASFYPYGDPSWDKVSSMIKQQMGKAVKSGGEQVLGELQTTAVAEAAKARQG, encoded by the coding sequence GTGAAGCGATCAGCGCTGCTCCCCCTGCCCCTCGTCGGATGCCTGCTGCTGGCCGGCTGCGGCGTCCTGTCCGGCGGGGGTGACGTGACGCTCGACCTGGTCGCGGCCGACTACGGCACCGACGCCTCCAACAGCAGCAGCGTCTACTGGAACAAGGTGGCCCGGGACTTCGAGGCCGCCAACTCCGGCGTCAAGGTGCACGTCGACGTGGTCTCCTGGGACGACATCGACAAGCACGTCGCCGACCTGATCGCCAAGGGGAGGACCCCCGACATCGTGCAGACCGGCGGCTTCGCCGACCAGGTCGCCGCCGACCGGCTCTACCCCGTCGGCGACGTGCTCTCCATGGAGGCCCAGGCCAACCTGCTGAGCTCGTTCAGCAAGGCCGGCCAGGTGCTCGGCAGCCAGTACGGCATCCCGTTCATCTCCTCCAGCCGGGTGTTCGTCTACAACAAGACCATCTTCGAGAAGGCCGGCATCACCGCCCCGCCCGTCACCTGGGACGACCTGCGCAAGGACGCCGACCTGATCAAGAGCAAGGTCCCGGGCGTCACCCCCTACGCGCTGCCGCTCGGACCCGAGGAGGCCCAGGCCGAGTCGATGATCTGGACGATGAGCGGCGGCGGCGAACTCTCCGACAGCGTCGGCAACTACACCATCGACAGCCAGCAGAACCGCGACACCTTCAAGTGGCTGCGCACCAACCTGGTCGACAAGGGCCTGACCTACGACGACCCCGGCCAGGTCAACCGGAAGGACGCCTTCGCCGCCTTCGCCAAGGGCCAGGTCGCCATGCTCAACGGCCACCCCGGGCTGATCAAGGCCGCGACCGACGCCGGCGTCCAGTACGGCACCTCCGCGGTCCCGCGCCGGAGCAAGGAGGTCAAGGAGGTCGCCTTCGGCGTGGCCGACTGGCTGATGGCCTTCAAGGCCAACGGGCACCGGGCGGAGATCAAGAAGTTCCTCAACTTCACCCTCTCCAAGCAGAACACCCTGGCCTTCGACGAGGAGTACAACCTGCTCCCGGTCACCCAGGACACCCTCGACGACATGTCCGCCAACCCCGCCCACCAGGACCTCGCGCAGTTCCTGCAGAACCTGCCCACCGCCAGCTTCTACCCCTACGGCGACCCGTCCTGGGACAAGGTCAGCAGCATGATCAAGCAGCAGATGGGCAAGGCCGTGAAGTCCGGCGGCGAGCAGGTGCTCGGCGAGCTCCAGACCACCGCCGTCGCGGAGGCCGCCAAGGCCCGGCAGGGCTGA
- a CDS encoding DUF3263 domain-containing protein, which translates to MAELTERDRAVLALEARGWRTAGAKEQAIRQELGISATRYYQLLNALLDRTEALAHDPVLVNRLRRVRQERRDARQ; encoded by the coding sequence ATGGCCGAACTGACCGAACGCGACCGGGCGGTGCTCGCCCTGGAAGCCCGCGGGTGGCGGACCGCCGGCGCCAAGGAGCAGGCGATCCGGCAGGAGCTCGGCATCTCCGCCACCCGCTACTACCAGCTGCTCAACGCCCTGCTCGACCGGACCGAGGCGCTCGCCCACGACCCGGTCCTGGTCAACCGGCTGCGCCGGGTCCGGCAGGAGCGGCGCGACGCCCGGCAGTGA
- the otsB gene encoding trehalose-phosphatase has translation MGIAEQITTEAGRTGLAGLLADPKSAVVGLDFDGTLAPIVADPERARAHPGVVPALSALAPLIGAVVVVTGRPAATAAAYGGFAGAPGLEHLTVLGHYGAERWDARTDAVTAAPPPPGVAAVRDELPSLLRELGAPEGTFVEDKERALAVHTRRAPEPDALLERLRGPLGELARRHGLVVEPGRMVVELRPPGIDKGVALRGFLAERDAGPVLFAGDDLGDLAAYAEVAARRAAGWPGLLVCSGPVTGEPPVAELAERADLVVAGPAGIVDLLNGLTELLR, from the coding sequence ATGGGAATCGCCGAACAGATCACGACCGAGGCAGGGCGGACCGGACTGGCGGGCCTGCTCGCCGACCCGAAGTCCGCCGTGGTGGGGCTCGACTTCGACGGCACGCTCGCCCCGATCGTCGCCGACCCCGAGCGGGCCCGCGCCCATCCGGGCGTCGTGCCCGCCCTCTCCGCGCTCGCCCCGCTGATCGGCGCGGTCGTCGTGGTCACCGGGCGCCCGGCCGCGACCGCCGCCGCCTACGGCGGCTTCGCCGGCGCCCCCGGCCTGGAGCACCTCACCGTCCTCGGCCACTACGGCGCCGAACGCTGGGACGCCCGCACCGACGCCGTCACCGCCGCCCCGCCCCCGCCCGGGGTGGCCGCCGTCCGGGACGAACTCCCCTCGCTGCTGCGGGAGCTGGGCGCGCCCGAGGGCACCTTCGTGGAGGACAAGGAGCGCGCGCTGGCCGTCCACACCCGGCGCGCCCCCGAGCCGGACGCGCTGCTGGAGCGGCTGCGCGGCCCGCTCGGCGAGCTGGCGCGGCGGCACGGGCTGGTCGTCGAGCCCGGCCGGATGGTCGTCGAACTGCGCCCGCCGGGGATCGACAAGGGGGTCGCCCTGCGCGGCTTCCTGGCCGAGCGGGACGCGGGCCCGGTCCTCTTCGCCGGCGACGACCTCGGCGACCTCGCCGCCTACGCGGAGGTCGCCGCCCGCCGCGCGGCCGGCTGGCCCGGCCTGCTGGTGTGCAGCGGTCCCGTCACCGGCGAGCCGCCGGTCGCCGAACTCGCCGAGCGCGCCGACCTGGTGGTGGCGGGGCCGGCCGGGATCGTCGACCTGCTGAACGGGCTCACCGAGCTGCTGCGGTAG